The Aricia agestis chromosome 22, ilAriAges1.1, whole genome shotgun sequence DNA segment cttgaaccgctgaatcgatttcgatgaagttttgtattttttaagcaatttgacgtgggagagccatcttcggcgcgaatgggccggctcgaccggagaaataccacgggctcacagaaaaccggcgtgaaacagcgcttgcgctgtgtttcgccgagtgagtgagtttaccggaggcccaatcccctaccctattcccttccctaccctcccctatttccttccctaccctcccctactcccttccctaccctcccctattacccttttcgaggccggcaacgcagctcttctgatgctgcgagagtgCTGTGAAAAGAATCGCATAGCTAATTCTATCGCCGTTAtcgttcggcagacttcggcacggtgtttatgTACGTGCCACTAGATGTATGCGAATttagaattataattgcataagttaataaaaaatgctattcaatagctttacggcggcagtccccgagtgccacacgtatttttttgtaattaaatatatttaatttcagaGATCCTAATGTCTTTTCTGGATTAACACCATCCGATGAAAAGCTGAGAGACGCCTTAAACACAACTGAGGATAGTAATAATATCTTAGTTGGACCTGGGCCATCCGATGAAAAGCGAAGAGATGCCTTAAATATACCTGGAAACAGACAAAGAGAAGATACGCCTGGAAGTCAAAAACGCAAGAATAGGCATGACGAAATATTCtttttcttgttggtaagtgaaggaccatttttttcgtgggagagccatgcttcggcacgatgggcaggctcgaccggagaaataccacgttctcacagaaaaccggcgtgagacagcgcttgcgttgtgtttcgccgagtgagtgagtttaccggaggcccaatactctacccccctattccctcttaaaaggccggcaacgcacctgcagctcttctgatgttgcgagtgtccatgggcgacggtagttgctttccatcaggtgacccgtttgcccgtttgcccccttattttatagaaaaaaataggaATATCGCTGAAAAAATGACTTTGATATAGCTTAAAATCTCTCCaagatatccatacaaaatgttacctagctgtgacgtcacgcttaggtagtttgttcgatagctatgttaaatattgcgtttatgaaagggatttcataacttttttttttatataaattgcataacttattgaatggtatacaaaaattattaaggcattttataaaaaaaatcgacttgactatccaactttgaacaaaaaaatacataagttataaggctgaaattttggaaatacttatattttatcgctttattttatttaaaaaatcagcgacttttgtatgaaactgaatgcagcagaatttctgccagatgaaattctgcgactcacagcTCACAAATTAcctttagttttgttacaccttgcagaaccatagaagtcaaaagtaactctttgAGCTAACTCGGTGTTTCCTGTTTCAGAACTACTACGACATACTACGAAATGAAGATTATCTGATGGAAAATAAACCGAAACATTACAGTCCACTACCAAACTACTTGAGATACCCACGATATTTCGGATACAAACTCTAATGGAGGCTAATGGAAGAGCTGATAAATTGactttaaaaacaagttatGATGTATACTTATACTagcttttgtccgcggcttcgATTGCGTTAAgaagattatattatacaatctttcagcccctattttaaccccttggcggtagaatttatcaaaatcctttcttagcggatgcctacgtcaaaacatctacctgcatgccaaatttcagcccgatccgtccagtggtttggactgtgcgttgatagatcactatgtcagtcagtcagttacctttgagttatttattataatatttacatttaaattataataaataatgtgtAAGTGTGTCCCTCGGTATGTGGCTTTGAGTCTCTTAGCCAAGAGTTTATCGTTTCTTtacagaatcgccgatcaaaatgtttggAATTGACATTAACCTTCTttaatatgaagttgacagtcaacGCGTCTAACAGCGGTACCCGCGCCGatttgtcacttgtcagtttGTTTGTAACGGTTTACTGATTCGTTCTGTATATTGTGACATAAactagggggcgtccacaaattacgtgaggtgtttttttagATTTTCTGACCCAGGTATTTTTTtcctggtgagatttcgtgatattttatttaacccTCTCCCCCACCCCCCAATCTCACGTGAGTTTTTTCAAAATGTCCCTTAGGTAAACGCATTGaattgtttgacagtcagtagatgtatAACTAACGTGACCATTAATTTTTTGTCAGAGCGAGACATCGGCGGCATTAtacatagaataaaaaaaagccAGCCAAAAGCAATGCCATTTTTTAAgtaacaatgagaaaaaaaaatacgtgagatttgccgagactcgtaagattagatgagatttgactcgaccccctctccccttaaacacctcacgtaatttgtggactaggacatcaaaattatatttttaatttcatcggAGCCGGAGTTTAAACTATggggaaaaaacaaaaaaaagtatttaaaataattatatttgcataaaattattatatttaacgtgattataatattacaatattatattgttttgagCACTGTTccctttgtttttttattaggtaCCTATTCGATTTTTCATCTTAATGTAACTTCTTTACTggtctgaaacaaaaaataaaaattttaataaattgaaaaataggtctaccagggaccagggtctaccagaatctgcaGATGACAATTTTTTACAGCAGAtttccaattattattaattgcatgtttcacacgcagaataagccgctaaaggaaaaaaaggatcaaaatgttttattccaattaccccagtATTGCTAGACTCAATTTGTTTTCTCAcgtttttgccatcagattctggtagacctatatttcAATTATTGGTAGGCATATTgcaaaaaatatgcatttttaattgcatttttagggttccgtacccaaagggtaaaaacgggactctattacttagtcataattattgtctgtctgtctgtcttttttgGCCCATTCTTGCTCTATaactgtacggaacccttcctttgcgagcccgactcgcacttggccgatttttacgaATTCATAATTGCTATTAAAagacaaaaatacatatttttagggttccgtaaccaaagggtaacgGGGTCCCGTTATagcagtttttgagatacagcctggagacagacagagaatcACAGACATTGTAACTAGTCTCAGtgatagggtctcgtttttgccttttgggtacggaacccttaaaaactGTAGCTTAtagttacttacttaaatttcgGTGAAAAACGTCTCCGTCTAGCCTCGTTGGTCTCCACCGAGGCTTGGCTCAACAGACCCTGAAAAAAAAACGCTCTGTAGCTCTTCTATgtgtttaaagctatagtatttatctctactcgataccgactaccgtaaatttttagtatggcaaattttacagcgcctctagcgattacttgcggaactaaaatagCCATACTacatatttacgtagtcggtatcgagcatcgataaatactatagctttaaactcatggtagagctactgttcTGATTTTTCGATGTTTGTATGAAGTTGGAAGTTTGTATAAAAGTCCTATGTTTTAGATTCTAAAATTTATAAGATCTatcttaggggggtattacattatcatttatattggatcatttctatgatcatatataagatccaatatatatgatcatttgatcatatctgcttattacattatcatatttcattgatcctattttacgtcatatgtggtttcaatagccaatggagagcgctaacgctgacaggtattgacgtcagggttactagatctcagagaattcgatttgtcaaaagacatcgtcatttttaatatgacttgttttttgttatttcagcaagattatccaagtatataattagaaaaataattacattacattatttaaaacatattaacgaacaagaaattaaaaactcttttttatattaaataactggcaacacctatttctatgaccgtattggatccaatctctcagcaaatgtcaaaaatctatgatcaaggaagaaatgaatcatatgtctatattacattatccaatatcattgactcaatgatctcggatccaatatatatgataatctaatatccccctaagacTGTTGAAAATAATGGTCATCATTTAGGCCTGAAAATTTGACTCCTCAGGGGTAGATGAAACGGGGGTTGGTAGTTTGTATGAAAGTCCTATGTTTTAGATTCTAAAATTTAGAACATAGACTTTTGAAATGAATGCTTATCAGCTAGGTTTTTCCACACTTAGCACTTAGCAAGcttatcaacgccctctgcccctcccatgcaggtactaataaaaaagcgtcgaagtcaaatatcgttctgtctacgtctagcctcctttacgccgaacgcgcgataaggcaCTTCGTTCCAAAACTGCGTTTACATTCAACGCCTATACTTACTTGTATGGCAACAGTATTCAGATCTTCTTTAGGAGGACCGTACTCCTTGAACCCAGGAGGACCGTACTCTAGGAAACCCTCGGGCACCTGCTCGGATGACCTGCAAAATGTAcgttatgtaccatcgaagaaattgattcgtaggcagttgacggatcttcgtcagtaggcagttgacggatcttcgtcagtaggcagttgacggatcttcgtcagtaggcagttgacggatcttcgtcagtaggcagttgacggatcttcgtcagtaggcagttgacggatcttcgtcagtaggcagttgacggatcttcgtcagtaggcagttgacggatcttcgtcagtaggcagttgacggatcttcgtcagtaggcagttgacggatcttcgtcagtaggcagttgacggatcttcGTCATTTGTTGGAGTTATATGTCACACCCAGCCGACAgaccacaattaacattgaattgacatgatcggtgatccgaccaaatgacgttggtctgtcaactgcctaggaatcaaattcTTCGATGGTATCAGGCAGTAATtttagttgtgacttgtgatttGTCGGATGGGTTAtcatttcttcaatggtaccaGGCAGTAATgttagttgtgacttgtgatctgtcggatgggttttGACCACGACCAACTTACTTACCTCCGCCATCTAccaatgaatcaacttctctttaAGCTACGTCGTGAGAAATGTTAACATCGTCACCAAATGttgctatactgtactcggcgaaacacggcggtagcggttattgactccctgtcaaaaacttgtcattttctatataaaccgcgattgacaataaagtgtcagatgttgtcaatcgcggttttgtatagaaaatgacaagtttttgacagggagacaatgaccgctaccgccatgtttcaccgagtacagtatacTTATATCCTCGTAAATCTGACATAATATTAGCGGCAGCACctgcacagacagtaaacacaaagttttgttcgacgtttcacAACGTTTCCGTCAATATTCTGATGTGACGTGTGCAATATgacggattttggtcggattgtttactgtatgtgctaggaacgccctctgctccgattATATTCCCTATTGGTATGAATACCAATTACCTAAaccagttttttttatgaaataagggtgcaaacaggcaaacgggtcacctgatggaaagcaacttccgtcgcccatggacagtcacagcatcagaagagctgcaggtgccggccttagggtaataggggagcatggctctcccacgtcagttCAGCATTTTCAGCGTGAAGTGGTTaccatagacagacagacacactttggcatttatatgtatgtatggatgtttgttttACTCACCCAGAAGTTTCTTGTGATGATGAATCAGCTACTTGCTGGTTGATTTCGATCtgcaaaaatttaaatacatattggAATTATAAAAGGAAATAAACAAAGACTTTATCCGGTATCAGTTTGTTTAAGTCTTTATCAAAATCGAGCTCTTTAACATTTTTGCAATCTCTATGGCAGCGGTTCTCGGTCGGAACCATTTGAAGTGAAATTTTTGATAGAACCCAAAAAAAATTCGTTGTATTTGAATGAAGCGTCTTCAtgtcaaagacttctatttaaattacTGATGTAAATATAAGTTTTTGCTTCATGTTGACTGTGGGATGGCATTTCTCAAAGTAATTTATGTGTCGAGTCTCAGGGCTCCGGAGAAAACACTTTCAGAATGACTGCGCTATAGCATACTTTTGAAATTCACCGCCTATTATACCTAGGGCGTTTTTCAATTTCGTGAATTCAGTACACTAGGGAGTACACTAGGGAGTGTTACTGAATTCACGAAAACTTTAACTTATTTTAGAAGGCCTTCGCCTCTTACCTCGGTCTTGATAGCTTCCTCCAAGCTCGCCAAAACTTCAGGTACAATAACTTCCAAGTGACTCAATTCTCCCAGCTGTATATTCCTCACATCAACAGCATCTTCCGTGGTAGTTTCTTGAGGTGCATCAACAGATTCCGTCACAGGTACGATAGCAACAGATTCTGTGGCAGGTATGACCGTCTCTTCGATTTCAGCTAGAATTTCTCCGTTGCTCTTCTCAACTATTATTTCGGGGGTAGTTTCATATACAACTTCCACGTTGATTTGCCCTTCTGTTGTTGGTTGTTCAGCGTTTTCTGGAATCAAAAGTCCATCCACTATTTAATGGAATAAAGCAATATCTTAAGTTATTGACGAAACTCTTTATGTTCGAGATAGACTCGTATTTACATTTTGATCTTTAAAAAGGACAATAACTGTTATCACCTAGCGTTCCGTCCTTGACTTTAATACCACCACGAACATTTTCATTGTATCATCAGAGAAATTCATCCATGGAAGTAGGTCCTACTTGAATTCGTCCTGTGTCAGGTCTAGCCGACGGATTATGACTAACTTTGACTTGACATAagctgaccaaataacgtagctATGAATCAATTCTCTGACGGTACTTTTAAAACCTGCTTTTCATCAAGCACATTCCTTACCTGAAGATTCTTCAACCGCTACTCCTGTAGACTCTTCAACCACTCTTCCCAGTACAATACTCGAGACCTCCTCTCCCGAAGACACTGCAGCATCAACGAAGTTCTGCTCAATTGCCACATCAGGTAACGCCTGGTTCACTGAGATCTCCAGTTTGGGCGGTCCATACTCTCTTAGAGCATCAGATCCTGACGCTTCTGAGCCTAGGATCACGTCTTGGAGGTTTTCAGCTGGTTTCTGAAAGCAGGGATTTTTTTTGAAAAGGGGGTAAAAAAGCGAGTAAAACTTTCTTGTGAAAAGGGGTTCAAAACACTTTTTCTGAACTTTTCAAACTTGAAAATGAACATCATAATTAATGTAGGTTTTTGGCGTGGAAAGAACTATATTATAGCTAACTAGCTCCGTTACGGCAAATTACCTTTATCGCGttggaatcgtacatttttccggcatgaaaagtatcctatgtcctttcccgggactcaaagtatctctatacaaaATTTTCGCACTTATATTGTTAACTATGGATATACCTGCTTTGACATAAAACCTGAGctttataataagcaattttttgtACTGTAGATTCTTGGTAAAAAATCCTAGTGCCTGAGAGAATTAGCCTGCTTTACCTGAACTTCATTAGGCAGGTAGAATGCTGGTCCACTTGGTCTCCACCCACTGGGCAGGTAGGGCCCGGAGCCCTTACCAGCGGCAGACACCACTACGATGGCCAGAATAGCTAGCACCTGGGAAGTAACAACTTTTAATTAGATTCCTTAGTGGTGTGCATTGATGGACCGTGTTGAAGACTTTCCAATGTAATGCTTTATATAGCATGGCCGGTTTCCATCCAAATGACATTAGTAAAACTGTAACGTACCCGGTACAGTTTTACTAATGTTTACTGACTAATTGCCATTTTGTTGAATGCACGGACCATCAATGTATGTCCTCAAATCAAGTTTTGATTAAACATTTGCTTATCATGCTTTCGCTTTCATATGCACGAAAGAGATAGATTGATAAAGGATCCATGATTTAGTTTAACCCAATCATACCTCTGAATCTTAacggttattttttttttatgaaataaggaggcaaacgagcaaacgggtcacctgatggaaagcaacttccgtcgcccatggacactcgcagcatcagaagagctgcaggtgcgttgccggccttttaaggggtaataggggagggtagggaagggaataggggagggtacggaagggaataggggaaggaacggaaggaaataggggagggtagggaagggaaaagggaagggattgggcctccggtaaattcactcactcggcgaaacacagcggaagcgctgtttcacgccggttttctgtgaggacgtggtatttctccggtcgagccggcctattcgtgccgaagcatggccaaAACGCCAAAAGGGTGGTCTATCCTTTTTAATTTGAGAATCCAAGAATACACAATTCTGAATTTTTACGCTTACATCAACCCTTGATGTAACcctatatagcaaaacaacgcttgccggATCAGATACtatattaaagtttatttacctGCATGATTGAGATCGGTTGAACGAATGATGATCACCGGTATGGGTTCAGTTTTATATTCGGTCGATCAAGGTTCGGtcaatatttgagttattatattattggagCATCACGAAGGTCAATTGTTGTTGGTTTTGCCAAATTCCGGGTAGGCTGAGAGGGCTGGTAACACTTTCCAttgatttcggtgacggtggccggtttcattgaaaccagctaCTCAGGAGTGAACTTCTTGGTTTTACACAGGAGTACTcttttctgattaatttcgttgcaggtcccaagacagattatatcaaagggttttcgagCTTAGTTACCACTGTTAATCCTGGCAACACagaagttgcagtggtgggaatgtgtggtgatCCATTTGTTCGTTAAAAACAGAGCACTCCTTCC contains these protein-coding regions:
- the LOC121738051 gene encoding uncharacterized protein LOC121738051; its protein translation is MQVLAILAIVVVSAAGKGSGPYLPSGWRPSGPAFYLPNEVQKPAENLQDVILGSEASGSDALREYGPPKLEISVNQALPDVAIEQNFVDAAVSSGEEVSSIVLGRVVEESTGVAVEESSENAEQPTTEGQINVEVVYETTPEIIVEKSNGEILAEIEETVIPATESVAIVPVTESVDAPQETTTEDAVDVRNIQLGELSHLEVIVPEVLASLEEAIKTEIEINQQVADSSSQETSGSSEQVPEGFLEYGPPGFKEYGPPKEDLNTVAIQGLLSQASVETNEARRRRFSPKFKPVKKLH